One Ostrinia nubilalis chromosome 4, ilOstNubi1.1, whole genome shotgun sequence DNA window includes the following coding sequences:
- the LOC135088504 gene encoding pupal cuticle protein Edg-84A: MLRLCVSLVILGCTLARPQHQYQQQGVEGIPPHLLRQYIGQQQQAQQTQVIPRPAAAAPARLPYSAQSEGQYQHQYQPQPQYQAQPAPQPQPQPQYRPQYQPQRQQEQREPEDFDPHPSYQFGFDVNDDQYTNYQNRKEQRDGDVIKGSYSVVDSDGFVRTVTYTADPKEGFRAEVSRQPTDIVVKIPTPKPQFQQPQVHQPQVHQPQPQHQPQQAHRQHAPPQYYRYEQQ; encoded by the exons ATGTTGCGACTTTGTGTTTCGTTAGTGATCCTGGGGTGCACTTTGGCTAGGCCTCAGCATCAGTACCAACAA CAGGGCGTAGAAGGCATCCCCCCTCACCTACTGAGACAGTACATCGGACAACAGCAGCAAGCGCAACAGACGCAGGTCATCCCCCGccctgccgccgccgcccccgctAGACTG CCCTACTCAGCCCAGAGCGAAGGTCAATACCAACACCAGTACCAACCACAGCCCCAGTACCAGGCCCAGCCAGCTCCGCAGCCTCAGCCCCAGCCCCAGTACAGGCCTCAGTACCAGCCGCAGAGGCAGCAAGAGCAGCGCGAACCCGAGGACTTTGAC CCTCATCCTTCCTACCAATTCGGCTTCGACGTGAACGACGACCAGTACACCAACTACCAGAACCGCAAGGAGCAGAGAGACGGTGACGTCATCAAGGGCTCCTACTCCGTCGTCGACAGCGATGGCTTCGTCAGAACCGTCACCTACACCGCTGACCCTAAAGAGGGTTTCAGGGCTGAG GTCTCCAGGCAGCCCACCGACATTGTCGTCAAGATCCCGACTCCCAAGCCCCAGTTCCAGCAACCCCAGGTCCACCAGCCGCAGGTCCATCAACCGCAGCCGCAACACCAGCCCCAGCAAGCCCACAGGCAGCATGCCCCTCCCCAGTACTACCGATATGAACAGCAATAA